The Bactrocera dorsalis isolate Fly_Bdor chromosome 3, ASM2337382v1, whole genome shotgun sequence genomic interval gcaccttcagacatcccaccgaactggcgaaaatagaaattaaacgcgtgtgcaaatttgtatttgctACTACctattttgctaatttataagtttgaaTACAGCAGTTCCTTTTTCGAAGGTTccgtttaacctaacctaacagcGATTCGACCACTACCGAGTTCGCCGAACGTTGACGGATTTCCTTTTACTAGAGCTTATAGATTATACTTGAACATTGATCCACACATACCCCGAACGACACTTTCGCCAATGTAATTATTCACCATCTATTGACTCAGAAATGTATCAATTTATTTTAGGACTACTATAtataatgatataaaaatattcatattgtaAATTTGGCGACTACTGGGCAAATATCCGGTTTAACCTTTTTCAAAAGGCCTTGAGAAACCATGTTGATTTCAAGCACTAGCGCTATCCGGAACTAAATACAAAGTGTATCTCAATCTGCATAAGATTAGCTCGTAAAGTGTGCTTATTTCTAGCTGGCGGATGGatacagtttcgaaaaaaacttCTTTTTATGACTCACTCAGTGGGTTGAACCGGGAATTACTCTTCTACCAATAGAAATATGCTGTTGAATCCCAAAATAtatgcaaagtaaaaaaaatcgatttttgaacaTCCTAGACTGGCCGTAACTTTATGAAATTTGGTGAGAATGTTTCACTTGTTTAATGTCTAACAATCACTTTGCTAAGTTAAATTGATTAAACCCTGAACTTACTCTCCTTTTTACTCCAGTACAAGTTAATcccataaattattttttaaatcattctAAATAACCTTAACAATAAAAAGTTCCATTACAATTACCGTGTCTGCTCCCCGTTTCGCTATGAACGGGCcgaattcacaaaattttgatGTACGAGTACATTGCCATTAAATTGACTATCAAATGAAAGGTGATTAAGTTTGGAATAAGTGATCATAAAAATTGTTTGCGCTTGGTTGATTGAATTGATTTTCGGGGAAATACATTAGAACGTATCTACTTGTAGTATCGCGGAGACAATGAAATGGTACATGTAGCTACAATAAATTCATGCAATCGAGTTTTACAGATTAAATTAGATTGTACTTCTACCGCCACAATCTACTTCACCAAAATATTCCTAATAACGGGttatccaagtagaggtactatTACAATAGCCTTTCTTTGACAGATTACGCTTGAGTCGTGTTAAGCTGccatgtcatttttgttcggttttgtttggcatttcgtCATGCCATTAGACTTGCGCCTTAACAAtattacaaatcgttcaactttattccgaaaattcacgttcggtaaagaatgtatttcgcgcgcttcgctgaacttatggtcaatatatTCGATCTACTGAGCGTACTGTTCGCAACACCAtaacccatcttgagacccaacattcattattggataatattcgactgaaggaaatatagcagccgtagcttaGAGTGTACACGAAACTGTGGAGAGTCGACTCCGGGCCGTTCGCatcaactcggactgacgtatgaaacgatttggtgcattttacgtcaagatcttaaatagaaagcgtacaaaatttaggttgtgcaagaactgaagccgctcaacTTTCCCAAGacctcttgaaaagttccaagaagatcagacgttttctagccaaattttgtttagcgatgagacccatttctgactctatgggtatgtaaacaagcaaaattgccgcatttcgaacgaagagcaacctgaaaagatttaagagctgccatttcattcagtttGGAATAGTTTGTGGGCCGGTAAaatcatcagtccatatttcttcaaaaaccaTGCCGCAGTTaaggtaaccgtcaatggcgaccgttatcgagccatgataaccaactatttgatgcctgaaatatAATCTcctgatctcggcgatatttggtctCAACAAGACAGCACAACTTGCCACACATCTTATCAATCAATAAacttattgagagaacacttcggtgagcagataatttcacgttttgtgtCTGTCGGGAggctaccaagatcgtgtgataacACCCGGttaaactttttatatgtaaagtctaaagtctatgcggacagtcccgcttcgattcagaccttggagctaAACATCAcgagtgtcattcgccagttaccagtcgaaatgctcaaaagAGTAATCGAAGATTGCACTCAACGGATGatccatctgagacgtagctcgGCCACCATTTGAAgcagataatctttaaaaaataaatgccaaagaatgttctttcgaatggtaataaacgttccctattaaattttaagtttctatgTGTAGGCAACCTCGAAATgcatcaccctttataatgatTTCCGATTTTAATCTTTTGATGGCTGACCTTTTCCTGATCTACCGACATACACCCAACGATTGGAGGAcaagtgaaattttttgatgaacaattaaatacatttttctcttcgatgagatatcttcacaaaattttacatggaTTATTGTTTAAGGCAACGTTGAAatctctgaacaaattgttcagctCGGAGCAAAACATCATTAACCTAACATATAAactgatgtatgtatgtagtatatctAATCATTTTAtggcaacatttttaattttattttttcggtgCAAACTGTTAAAATAATATCTATGGCTTTAATTAAGCTGTTACAATGCAAACAACCGTTAGCTGCGCAAAACTACAATAAGGgaacaattacaaaaaacaaaactacaaaTCTATAGCAGAAGACCAAAAGGAATCAATTTcagattaaaaattgttttgcaaaattacatacatatactatatacgcaCACACATCCATTTGTATCAACACGTACAATGGCGGTTATCGCGCGTTAGATTGTCAACCCACAACATGCCCCTTCAGCAAGCTAGAGAGCTTTGAAGCGTCAAAATAGTAAACAAGTTAGTCAGTAGAATTTAGCAGCTGATCGCTAACACATGTCTAACGGCGAAACGCGAAGTGTTTAAGTGAGCGCTcataaagaaaacaacaacaacaagcagaaatatgcgaaattttgtttatcttggcatgaaataatgaattttatgtgTAGACAAAGAAAgaaagataataataatttaataaaaacactcAATTGGCCActtaaacaatattaaaaagtttaaacttCAATTTTCCCTTAAATtaattgacttaaaaaaaaaacattaaactaaaactaaaaaatatttgacgaCAAAAAATGACCAAGCAAGACGACAGAACCACACCAGAAACGCCGTCGTCTGCTAGCGCCGATATCTCATTCGATCAGGAGGCTTACGATGCAGAAAACCAGTACAGAACACCCGCATATATGCCAACCATCAGCGCGGATGGCTTGCGAGCAGGTGAATTCGCGTCCACCGACCCGCTTACGCCACAAACGAGGCGTATGCCGCGCAGGCGAATTATGTCCTTAGAACTGCCggtgtttttaatgtttgtcgGTTTTTTGTTAGCCGGTTCGGTCATGCTCAATCAGGAACTGTATCAAACTTGCGTGGCCGTTTATCACTACAACGAGACCGACTGTGAACCGCTGCGTGGTATCATTCCTAAAACAGCGGAAGCCCAGGTGAGTTTTTATCAAGTTAATATGGTATCAGTTGACAACTTTGGTGAAGACATATTAATCGAGATAAATATATTCGAAACTTGAAAGCATTGGTGGAGTTATTCTGGGAATAATTAACGATTGAACTCCAATCGAATGCTATATGTTGATAATAATTCGACACTGACGACCTCTAGCTCAGCTTAAGTTCGCTGAAACACTTAAAATTTTCCGTGTTTCCTTAAAACTTTCATAGAAACGCGTAACCACGGAAATTTGCACACGTCCtcttctcaccaagaagcttaTAGTTTATGGGAACCGCCAATGTCGGATTACTATATCATAAAGCTCCAATTTAAATAAAGATCAATCACACAAACCACAAAGCTTTAATGTGAATTCCGCACGCATGTCTGATTATTAGTGATCTTGTTTTGTGATAAATTCGGTTTGGGATTCACCCGGCAAATAACTggcgttttaatttttttttttaggtttttgtaTCGGAACTACACTCGTACGAATGACGATGCTATTGTTGTTGAATATTGCCTAAATATGTTTGTCATTGCCGACTATTGTCTAAAACCTGTTATTCACCACGGGTAAATAGCGAAATGGCTCGAGCAGTTTTTTATCTGCGTGAAAGATTTGATAATTACAGTGATGCGCGTTAAAATTGTATCAGTAttataattgtttatttatttatttacaagagAACTAATTATaaaggggttttcaataagagcgctacaaaagtacttttaaataaaacaaaaacgttttgggatatcaatgaaattctgcTGAAATTTCACGTTTGCACGAAGTTCATCAATGTCGCTGGCTTTTTGGCATaaaccatagacttgacgttgcagcacagaaaatagtctaaaggcgtcaAATCGGGAAATTTCATGAGGTAACACGTTCACTACACTTGGTTttaaataaatcgattgtgacgtTCACTGGCgacgtcctgttggaaccagatCTTGTCCAAGTCcacatcatccaattcggggcaaaaatattcggttaccaTTGAGCGATAGCGATTCTCATTCACAGTACcatgccggtcttgatcatcaccgAAGAAGTACGACCTAATGACGCTGACGgaccataaaccgcaccaaaccgtaattttttcggtatGCAATGGAGACTcaaaaaatttggttattgACGAATCCATTCAGCCAGAAAAAAACCACGTCactgaaaatgattttttgatgaaaatctgaataatttttaagttgttgctcagccgaattcacgaacatacgacgattctggcgGTCAAGCAGCTTTAATACTTGcttcaatttgatcttgtaggGATGTAGATCAAGATCTTTTCCCAAGATATCCCCAttgcttgagaacgacgtgtgagagactgatttggatcTTTCTCAATGGATACGGtagcagcagcaatattcttaacaccgggcacttctttgtctcaatGCCagggaatattttatattgtgccggtggattcaaatttttccactagacgctcaattgttgatctgacaggacgattatgacgaccataaattgaacATAGAGCTCaattcggtagtaaattttaataatttcgacggGCTGTTGGATCGTAtttctttccatgataaaatggcaaatcttACTAAAGAGAAAAGTCAAAAGAACAGGAAAACAATGTGACCTCGTTCGTTGTCCCTATAGGTCTATTTTCGTAGCACTCTTTTGAAAACccctatatatatttttaaataaaattagcttCATTAAGAAATGAATTGTAGTTTCCTTTTTATAAGAGCCTGAACTtttaacagaacttatggcagtattattttacatttctttgaaatattacaGAACTTAAACTTTACATTTTTCAGATAATCGAAAAAACCATACAaccttttgttgccaaaattaCTATGACCAGCTCTATATTGAATAATGTATGGCCGGGAATTCTAATACTATTTGTTGGACCCTGGTCGGATAAGTTCGGACGTCGACCAGTGCTGTTGGCCACCTTTACCGgtaatgtgaaaaaaatattagccATGTtggaaaaatagaaataatttaatttaattaaatagctGCGTTTCTTGGTCAGGTTATAACTACAATCTTAGTTAGCTTTTCACAAGTGCTCTCGCTAAATCCCTGGTTCTATCTCTTGGCCAGTATACCGTCTACGCTCGTTGGGGGTGGCTGCGCCATGATAACAATTGTGTTCTGTTATATATCTGATGTAACAGATATAGAAAATAAAGCAAGGCGGTGAGTAGTCGAAAATGACATGGAAACCTTATGATTCACATAcctaactttattattattgtattagaATGTTCTTCATAAATATGTCAATGGGTTTGGGTGTAGTAATTGGCAATATAGGTAGTAGTTACTTGTTGCGTCTAACAAATACCACAATAGTCTGCGCTACATCCGCAGCACTCGTATTCATCGCTTTGATGTATGTCTTGTTTTTCATTGGCGAGAGTTTAGACGTCGAAGAAACCACCTTTGCGGTGAGTAACAAAGCCATTTactaatttcaaatattatgtttaacttgttgctttatttgtattttagtaTAAAGCAAAACACTTTTTTGATGTGCGTTTAATCAAGGATCTCGTGAAGACTTGTGCGACACGGCGTCCGAATTATGGACGAGCCATCATTGCTtgtacaatttcaattttaattgtgTCAAATTTCGCTCTGAGTGagtagaaaattaatattttagacatgtgatcaaattgaaaggtgaattttgtccatttcaacgtaatcccctcccgctgcaatacacttatgccaacgaattttccagacatcatagcacttggaaaaatcttccgtcgtgatggccatcagagccctcttcgattcagcttttatatccttaactgagtcaaaacggtgtcctcggagtggtcttttgagtttgctgaacagCCAGAAATCACAGAGAgccaaatcaggcgaatacggtggttgcggacgatatttgttgaatttttggcgaaataatcacaaacaaaaaaatttaccgacTTGAAAAACTCGCGaagtataaatgaaaaaattcacctttcaatgaTCACAGTATGTATACTAAATGCagggttaaaaaaattttaagaaaaattagattttttatttttaatttcaattttgggcATGTCCTGGTACATTAAGTGAATATTCTTGTGGAAAATGTGATAGAAGGCAAAccattcttttttaattttttggatgaTAGTTCCTCggatataaataaaagaagagaGACCATTTTATGATGGCCttcctaaaataattttaaataatatcttaGTATTCTACTATGTATTGCTTTCTTTTTCGATCGGTGGATCAGATGGTGCCATCAAATAATCTACTGTAATGAAGTTAGTTCATTTCACGATTCAAACTTAATATAGTTTCAAAAGAGAAAATAGTGCTATTGAAACTGATTTTACTGACAGTCCAACtgctttcaaaaacatttttttaatcattttatttgcaaaacatAAGAAAATAACGGTTAATTTCGAATGAATCAAAGCTAGAAtgctcttaaaaaatttagccaAGTCTAGAAACTTTCTTTACACATCGCCGAAGTGAGAacctttgtttaaattttgggTCTTTGAcactatttttacattttatgggtTCAATAACCTCTTTGTTTACATTCTATGAGGTCGCTAaccgtttgtttacatttaaccAAGCCAACATCCTATGTTTACATTTGGGGTCACTGcctgttttgtttacattttataaagtCATTGCCCCTTTTGCTTACATTTCCAATTAATGAATCCTTTTCATAagtcattttttaattaagattttcagaaatacaaaaaaaaaatttttaaatgttagttcaattatattttcaatgcgTTATTGGAAACCCTGCATTTAGGTATTATTTGGTATATGGCATATACAATCGAATTCAtttcatatattcaaatatgcaGCGGGAGAACTCGGCGTCTTCTATCTATTCTTGCGCAACAAGTTCAACACTACCTTGCAGGAGTTTACCTACTACAATGCTGTTGACATCACGATTAAAATGGTTGGTTGCGGGGTTGCTTTCGGCCTGTTCAGAAATGTAAATTTATACGAACGAATGTTTTTGTTTCACTTCtaataatacttttattttagttcttaaaaatatcattttcggCCATTGCCTTGATGGGTTTATTCGGTTGTATTTTGGACAGTCTAACTCGTGGTTTAGCTCAGCAGTTCTGGCAAATGTATATGGCCGCATCCTTTGGACTAATGTCCGGCATAACGGGACCAATGTTGCAATCAATTGTCTCATTAGCAGTGTCACCAAATGAAATTGGtaaaaaatcacagaaaacTGTGAAAATCAAATAGATATTTCAACAAGTTGTTCTATATCTTTTAGGCAAAATTTATTCACTGGCGTCATGTCTGCAAACACTTTCACCATTGCTTTCTGCGCCTCTATATACATTCGTCTACAATGCTACCTTGGACTTTTACCCTGGACTCTATAATTTTATCAGCACTGGATTACATATGGAGTGCTTCTGCGTTATGATGtaagttagaaaatatttgttcgCATTCTCTAAAGgttattatgtaatatatacacatactaatatattttccctatacattttcttcaaaatagacTCATTTACATTTTCGAACGACGAGTGAAAAATAGAGATGCTGAGAGACCTACAACAGATAGTACAACAACTCAAAAGACATAAAgaactaagatattttaaaatcttttttaaaagGTGATTactgatattttatatatattttttagtaattatttataatttaagtttgaaaaatagttttagttATTAAGAAAACAGTATTGTACGCAAattaacatacaaatatacaccaaaatatatagatttttatgCAAACAAAGCGTTTGAATGTCGAAAAAGTTTACAAGCAAATAGAAAAAGGTTTTATCATACAggctgttttttaatatgtagAAGGTAAGTACCTGgaacatatttatttgtgagTAATAACAGAAACAGAACAGAAACAGTAACAGAAACATGAACCTAGCAAtatcaaaaatcaatatttagttAGTGTAAGTATATCTAGACTTCCACAACTTACAAAGGTAAGCTGATACTGATTTTCATTGCATGTACTCtgaaaaaaatgtcttttgaTCTACACAAAACGGCAAAAATTCAACTCAGATTGCCAAAAGTTTAGCCTATCCAGTGGACTTGTACGAAGCCGAATGTTCagtagtatttgagatacgcgtcgtgttgtgaggctctaaaagtgaattcttcgatttttactatgtctgaatttattgaacaaagaagtgcgataatgcatctcatactgcattggttattcatGATAATTTCGCCACGTTTCAACCACATAATATCGTGCAGCAAGCCCCGCTCCGTGGataccgttttgactcaattgagaatataaaagctgaatcgaagaaggttctgatgccatcacgacggaggatttttccaagtgctatgatgactgaaaaattcgttggcataagtgtattgcagcgggaggggattactttgaatgagatgaaatggacaaaattcatttttccgtttgatcacagtagtaagtatatataactcatacactaaccgacatattcggcataaagtttgtttgttttgtatatgagaattgggGTAATAATgacccaattttatctatctatgccaataccacatactattaacatatCCTTACTAATAAAGTGCTGACCGGGTTTCGTTAGGGTACTTCTttcacataccatcaccaaatatatgaagtaaagtcagtcggattttcaatttttgtattaggtacaaggtctgtcgcaaaagaaatagaactttttaattataactgtttctggtggcgccacctatcggtgggtatttgaaataaaaagtttgatctcttgttgacatttcgtaaaaattttaagacaattggataactacaatcgatgttatcgatcaaaaagtgacagcagcttttggccatcggtcgtaaaatgcattttgaacaaagagcaaatattaaattttgttttaaacttgggaaattGTCTACTTGGCTTGCACTCCAGCTCTCTGAGAGCAcacgtcaacaactcggtataagggaactgtgggacggcattttaaactgcttacgtacagctgcaaccgaaaccattggttttcggaaagtgcaaaagaactactggtacgacgaggagtgccgtgtcgcagcggagagaaaacaggctgcctatctcgcaacgttacaatcgacgaCAACACGTGCGGtatgggacagataccgagagttgaagagggaagcgagacgcatttgcagacagaaaatgaaataagccgaaatgcgtgagtacgaagagcttgataagctggccgacaggggtaatgctcgaaaattctacaaaaaaaatgcggtttcaagaccggagactactcttgtagaacccccaaaggtgatctagtcaccgatgcccatactaaaattatggagggaacacttctccagcctgctgaatggcagtgaacgtacaacgccaggagaaggcgaacccgattccccaatcgatgacgatggagcagaaggtccattacccgaccatgaagaagttcgaatagtaaatacccgcctgaagaacaacaaaccGGCGGggacgatggattgccggccgagctattcaaacacggctctttgtaaaatatggtcggacgaaagcatgccaaacgattggaatttaagtgtactctgcccaatccataaaaaaggagaccccacaatctgcgccaactaccgtgggataagcctcctcatcaccgcatataaggttctatcgagcgtattgtgtgaaagattaaagcccaccgtcaacaaactgtttggaccttatcagtgtggctttagacctggcaaatcaatcttggaaaagacccgtgaaaggagaatcgacacacaccacctattcgtcgatttcaaagctgctttcgacagcacgaaaaggagctgcctctatgccgcgatgtctgaatttggtatccccgcaacactaatacggctgtgtaaactgacgttgaacagcaccaaaagctccgtcaggatcgggaaggacctctccgagccgttcgataccaaacgaggtttcagacaaggcgactccctatcgtgcgacttcttcaatctgctgctggagaaaattattcgagctgcagaacttaatcgagcaggtacaatcttttataagagtgtacagctgctggcgtatgccgatgatattaatagttctgctttctccagacaggacaaggaagcaacgcaaatgggtctggcaatgaacgagggcaagacgaaatatctcctgtcatgaaaaaaaaaaatcgtcgcactcgcgaattggctctcacgtcactgttgacagttataactttgaagttgtagataatttcgtctacttaggaaccagtattaacaccaccaacaacgtcagcctggaaatccaacgcaggataactcttgccaacaggtgctacttcggactgagtaggcaattgagaaacaaagt includes:
- the LOC105227277 gene encoding proton-coupled folate transporter: MTKQDDRTTPETPSSASADISFDQEAYDAENQYRTPAYMPTISADGLRAGEFASTDPLTPQTRRMPRRRIMSLELPVFLMFVGFLLAGSVMLNQELYQTCVAVYHYNETDCEPLRGIIPKTAEAQIIEKTIQPFVAKITMTSSILNNVWPGILILFVGPWSDKFGRRPVLLATFTAAFLGQVITTILVSFSQVLSLNPWFYLLASIPSTLVGGGCAMITIVFCYISDVTDIENKARRMFFINMSMGLGVVIGNIGSSYLLRLTNTTIVCATSAALVFIALMYVLFFIGESLDVEETTFAYKAKHFFDVRLIKDLVKTCATRRPNYGRAIIACTISILIVSNFALTGELGVFYLFLRNKFNTTLQEFTYYNAVDITIKMVGCGVAFGLFRNFLKISFSAIALMGLFGCILDSLTRGLAQQFWQMYMAASFGLMSGITGPMLQSIVSLAVSPNEIGKIYSLASCLQTLSPLLSAPLYTFVYNATLDFYPGLYNFISTGLHMECFCVMILIYIFERRVKNRDAERPTTDSTTTQKT